A single genomic interval of Streptomyces sp. BA2 harbors:
- a CDS encoding GNAT family N-acetyltransferase encodes MSLTVTTWSLEQTAPTDLLPAAAPEGDDLRIVRAEIPSPEFSRFLYASVGGDIHWTDRLSLSYAQWQEELGKPGVETWVAYEKGTPAGYVELAAQEGGVVEIVYFGLIPAFRGRRIGGHLLSQGVRRAWDLAERWPDLTPTKRVWLHTCSKDGEHAMDNYLRRGFKLFDTKVEQEPDVAAPGPWPGA; translated from the coding sequence ATGAGCCTCACTGTCACCACCTGGTCCCTGGAGCAGACCGCTCCCACCGATCTGCTGCCGGCCGCCGCACCCGAGGGCGACGACTTGCGGATCGTCAGGGCCGAGATCCCCTCCCCCGAGTTCAGCCGCTTCCTCTACGCCTCCGTCGGCGGCGACATCCACTGGACGGACCGCCTCTCCCTCTCCTACGCCCAGTGGCAGGAGGAGCTCGGGAAGCCGGGCGTCGAGACGTGGGTGGCGTACGAGAAGGGGACGCCGGCCGGTTACGTCGAACTGGCGGCGCAGGAGGGCGGAGTCGTCGAGATCGTGTACTTCGGCCTCATCCCCGCCTTCCGGGGCCGCCGGATCGGCGGACATCTGCTCTCGCAGGGCGTCCGCCGCGCCTGGGACCTCGCAGAGCGCTGGCCGGACCTCACCCCGACCAAGCGGGTGTGGCTGCACACCTGCTCCAAGGACGGCGAGCACGCGATGGACAACTACCTGCGGCGCGGCTTCAAGCTGTTCGACACGAAGGTGGAGCAGGAGCCGGATGTAGCTGCCCCGGGGCCGTGGCCGGGGGCCTGA
- a CDS encoding putative leader peptide: protein MDRTGIALVSRRHVDLCRMSSAMCPAS from the coding sequence ATGGATCGCACTGGAATCGCCTTGGTGAGTCGGCGTCACGTCGATCTCTGCCGCATGTCCAGCGCCATGTGTCCGGCGAGCTGA